In Citrus sinensis cultivar Valencia sweet orange chromosome 4, DVS_A1.0, whole genome shotgun sequence, one DNA window encodes the following:
- the LOC102608157 gene encoding nuclear pore complex protein NUP88, which produces MRFNFDLSEQSTDSRLSLTPKEEVEWVPLQKHPVFSAPDAVRNGGGKFNGAPKNLVAWDGASRLYYWDQNAQCLHRISVRLGEPEPTSILAASPSKVMRADVKLNFEVSRISINRNGSALLLIGSDGLCVMYLYGRTCSSDNKTIICRTVSVGSQIYFSSSNVIRTLQVSWHPYSDTHLGILSSDSVFRLFNLASDVMQPEQEYYLQPVEPGRYRNAASICPVDFSFGGDHLWDRFSVFVLFSDGSIYILCPVVPFGSVYKWESILEIYNDAQTFGLRSVNSLAVRNSSLAISWLEATFPEVAQETIDEGDLPALKAHPHALFDSSVSLQGPLRKICHGGEDESLAVRGAECEGRAVSFLYNLVSKDSIVVTSWSGGQLQIDALADEIQPVWTVNIPPRLRVDSQDRIHGLAMICEPISGELPVVKLDQPLDHTVWLGHPPPLLRLATVDLALPKNTESGSIITMSIDPLMQERIYIVHDGGIDSVVLHFLPFTSQTRGKDETNRSPSVHPVLNTCQGETSSPSPLCGFVSLSDSFGYSWIVGVTSTQECVVIEMKTWNLLLPVQIDSEKKSVDLGAKKEIDTPDIISKELLSGPKVILLPQASPNLRSVAADSIEGRSTLHQYFNLFQENYVEYAHKVHFELKHHAPQLKRIIDDQHARLSEAQNKVLKVEERQSRLEERIDHAVQQHNSLEQRLQHLRNLPGAHKKPLSGAEHALKAELDHFEGVELDALHSSIEALRARLRRLTQSPEGSPGNQQRQTLGKNYVQDAQISQLRSLMEKLSLVNSENLKKVKLVESALKKQESSRY; this is translated from the exons ATGCGTTTCAATTTCGACTTGTCGGAGCAGAGCACAGACTCACGCCTATCCCTCACGCCGAAAGAAGAAGTCGAGTGGGTCCCGCTTCAAAAGCACCCAGTGTTCTCCGCCCCCGACGCAGTTAGAAACGGCGGCGGAAAATTTAACGGAGCTCCAAAGAATCTAGTGGCCTGGGACGGAGCCTCACGGTTGTATTACTGGGACCAGAACGCACAATGCCTCCATCGAATCTCCGTTCGGTTGGGCGAACCCGAACCGACTTCCATCCTCGCCGCTTCTCCCTCCAag gtGATGCGAGCTGATGTGAAGCTGAATTTTGAAGTTAGTAGAATCTCGATCAATAGAAACGGATCAGCTTTGTTACTTATTGGCTCAGATGGTCTCTGTGTAATGTACTTGTACGGACGTACTTGTAGTAGTGATAACAAAACCATCATTTGCAG GACTGTTTCAGTCGGttcccaaatatattttagtaGCAGCAATGTGATACGGACACTACAAGTTTCGTGGCATCCTTATAGTGATACCCATCTGGGGATTCTTTCTTCTGATTCAGTTTTCAG ACTTTTCAACCTGGCTTCAGATGTAATGCAACCAGAGCAAGAATATTATCTGCAGCCAGTTGAACCAGGTCGATATAGGAATGCTGCTTCAATTTGCCctgttgatttttcttttgggggAGACCACTTGTGGGACAGATTCAGT GTTTTTGTACTATTCAGTGATGGTTCAATTTACATCCTATGTCCAGTAGTCCCATTTGGAAG TGTTTACAAATGGGAATCGATATTGGAGATATATAATGATGCTCAAACATTTGGTTTGAGATCAGTCAATTCATTGGCTGTCAGAAATTCTAGTCTTGCAATCTCTTGGCTGGAAGCAACATTTCCTGAGGTGGCTCaagaaacaattgatgaaGGAGATCTACCTGCACTAAAAGCTCATCCGCATGCTTTGTTTGATTCATCAGTTTCTTTGCAG GGGCCTCTAAGAAAGATATGTCATGGTGGGGAAGATGAATCTCTAGCTGTTCGAGGTGCAGAATGTGAAGGTCGTGCAGTCAGCTTTCTCTATAATTTGGTCAGCAAAGACTCAATTGTGGTGACTTCATGGAGTGGTGGGCAATTGCAGATAGATGCTCTAGCTGATGAAATCCAGCCAGTCTGGACAGTTAATATCCCGCCTCGTCTTCGTGTTGATTCCCAGGATCGTATTCATGGTCTTGCTATGATCTGTGAACCAATCTCAGGTGAGCTTCCAGTTGTGAAGCTTGATCAACCACTTGATCATACTGTTTGGTTGGGACATCCACCTCCCTTGTTGAGACTGGCTACCGTGGACTTGGCCTTGCCCAAAAACACAGAAAGTGGTTCTATTATTACCATGTCTATTGATCCCCtaatgcaagaaagaatatatattGTCCATGATGGAGGGATCGATTCAGTAGTGTTGCATTTTCTCCCGTTTACAAGTCAAACCAGGGGTAAGGATGAAACTAACAGAAGTCCCTCTGTGCATCCCGTCCTAAATACATGCCAGGGAGAAACCTCCTCACCATCTCCCTTGTGTGGGTTTGTATCATTATCGGATTCATTTGGGTACTCATGGATAGTGGGAGTCACCTCCACTCAAGAGTGTGTTGTGATAGAGATGAAGACTTGGAACCTATTGCTTCCTGTTCAAATTGATTCAGAGAAAAAATCTGTTGATTTGGGAGCAAAGAAAGAGATAGATACTCCTGATATCATAAGCAAAGAACTGTTAAGTGGTCCAAAGGTGATTCTTCTTCCTCAGGCTTCACCGAATCTACGTTCTGTTGCTGCTGATTCTATTGAAGGTCGATCAACTCTTCATCAGTATTTCAATCTTTTCCAAGAGAATTATGTTGAGTATGCACATAAG GTACACTTTGAGCTCAAGCATCATGCTCCACAACTGAAGCGAATCATTGATGATCAACATGCTCGTTTATCTGAGGCACAAAATAAGGTTTTGAAAGTTGAGGAGAGACAATCGAGATTGGAGGAGAGGATCGATCATGCAGTTCAGCAGCATAACAGTTTGGAACAACGATTACAACACTTGCGGAATTTGCCTGGGGCACACAAGAAACCTTTGTCTGGAGCTGAGCATGCATTGAAGGCTGAGCTTG aCCACTTTGAAGGAGTTGAGTTGGATGCTTTGCATTCTTCCATTGAAGCATTAAGAGCGAGGCTAAGAAGGTTGACGCAATCTCCAGAAGGCAGTCCTGGGAACCAACAAAGGCAAACATTAGGGAAGAACTATGTCCAAGATGCCCAAATATCGCAGCTCAGATCCTTAATGGAAAAGCTCTCACTTGTAAATAgcgagaacttgaagaaggtTAAGCTTGTTGAATCTGCATTAAAAAAGCAAGAAAGCAGCAGATACTGA
- the LOC102607866 gene encoding uncharacterized protein LOC102607866 translates to MGFFSKEEKSKIILRAFKTLFFLITMLVSLLLFSAPVLLAIADTLLPSALLSASLSPSSLSLSTLSSHFNDYDFRYSLVDIPLISIIRSAVIICVYGLCDGPRRSGGPYLGITTICSVLSLIFVSLKASYVFSVADIDRGVYVRAMEMALFICSLALAVGHIVVAYRTSCRERKKLLVYKIDIEAVSACKNGFPRYHPKIPKEERAN, encoded by the exons ATGGGTTTCTTCTCAAAGGAAGAGaaatcaaaaattattttgagagCCTTTAAAACTTTGTTTTTCTTGATCACCATGTTAGTTTCTCTGCTTCTCTTTTCAGCCCCGGTTTTGCTAGCGATTGCTGACACCCTTCTCCCTTCTGCTCTCCTCTCCGCTTCCCTTTCTCCTTCCTCTTTGTCCCTCAGCACCCTCTCTTCCCATTTCAATGACTACGACTTTCGTTACTCTCTCGTCGACATCCCACTCATCTCCATCATCCGATCAGCTGTCATCATCT GTGTTTATGGGTTGTGCGATGGGCCAAGGCGCTCAGGGGGTCCATATTTGGGAATCACAACCATCTGTTCAGTGCTATCTTTGATTTTCGTTTCATTAAAGGCTTCATATGTTTTCAGTGTTGCCGATATTGATAGAGGAGTCTACGTTAGAGCCATGGAAATGGCGTTGTTCATCTGCTCGTTGGCTCTGGCCGTTGGTCATATCGTTGTTGCTTACAGAACAAGTTgcagagagagaaaaaagcttttggtttataaaattgatattgAAGCT GTTTCAGCTTGCAAGAATGGGTTCCCGAGGTATCATCCGAAGATTCCGAAAGAAGAAAGAGCCAATTGA